Proteins encoded by one window of Acetivibrio thermocellus ATCC 27405:
- a CDS encoding HutP family protein — MANDTIDAGKYGSKEIAAAAIEIALTKDRVSEKRLQSEYGKIGIRTATVDYGGEFITSVMKIIERAVVSSKREGVITDNHVEEGAVAGATREALSQIMPKALGLNVGGKIGVARYKDHISVAVFFGIGLLHLNEVAIGLGHRVV; from the coding sequence ATGGCAAACGATACTATTGACGCAGGAAAATATGGAAGCAAGGAGATTGCAGCTGCAGCAATTGAAATAGCTTTAACAAAAGACAGAGTTTCGGAAAAACGGTTGCAGTCTGAGTACGGCAAAATCGGCATACGCACTGCTACGGTGGACTACGGAGGAGAGTTTATCACCTCTGTTATGAAAATAATAGAAAGGGCTGTTGTATCGTCTAAAAGAGAAGGTGTCATTACTGACAATCATGTGGAAGAGGGAGCCGTTGCCGGTGCCACAAGGGAGGCATTGTCACAAATTATGCCCAAAGCACTGGGACTTAATGTCGGCGGTAAAATTGGTGTTGCACGATACAAAGATCATATTTCCGTAGCAGTCTTTTTTGGAATAGGCCTGCTTCATTTGAATGAAGTTGCCATAGGTTTGGGCCACAGGGTTGTTTAG
- the aroH gene encoding chorismate mutase, whose translation MVWAIRGATTVSDNTADEIVAETQKLLKEMAEKNGLEEDDIISIIFTVTKDLDAAFPAIAARNMGWTSTALMCMNEIDVPGSLEKCIRVMMHVNTDKDKKDIKHVYLNGAKVLRPDLT comes from the coding sequence ATGGTATGGGCTATCAGAGGTGCGACCACTGTTTCAGACAACACTGCGGATGAAATAGTGGCTGAAACTCAAAAACTGCTTAAAGAAATGGCCGAAAAAAACGGACTTGAGGAAGATGACATAATAAGTATTATTTTTACCGTTACAAAAGATTTGGATGCTGCATTCCCGGCAATTGCAGCAAGAAATATGGGATGGACAAGTACGGCACTTATGTGCATGAACGAAATAGATGTTCCGGGAAGCCTGGAGAAATGCATCAGAGTAATGATGCACGTAAACACCGATAAAGACAAGAAAGATATAAAACATGTATACCTTAACGGTGCAAAGGTGTTAAGGCCGGATTTGACTTAA
- the cmk gene encoding (d)CMP kinase, which produces MNGKARISIAIDGPAGAGKSTIAKIISKTLNILYLDTGAMYRAVALKAIRESVDTLNREQMSKLVENIDIKIAHSEDIQRIFLDGEDVTDFIRTPEVSIGASNVATVPAVRLKMVELQREIAKKNSVVMDGRDIGTYVLPDATLKFFLTASVEARAIRRYNELLSKGITQITLEDVKKDIEYRDKNDSNREFAPLSKAPDAIEIDTTDLTIEQVVNKIMEYAKDYVC; this is translated from the coding sequence ATGAACGGAAAAGCCAGAATTTCAATTGCCATTGACGGACCTGCCGGGGCAGGAAAGAGTACAATTGCAAAGATTATTTCGAAAACTTTGAATATATTGTATTTAGATACCGGGGCAATGTACAGGGCAGTTGCTTTAAAAGCCATAAGAGAAAGCGTTGACACGTTGAACCGTGAGCAAATGTCAAAGCTTGTTGAAAACATTGACATAAAAATTGCCCATTCTGAAGATATTCAGCGCATTTTCTTAGACGGTGAGGATGTAACCGACTTTATAAGGACTCCCGAGGTCTCTATCGGTGCATCCAATGTGGCTACTGTTCCGGCAGTAAGGCTCAAAATGGTTGAGCTTCAACGGGAAATAGCCAAAAAGAACAGTGTCGTGATGGACGGTAGAGACATAGGTACATACGTATTGCCCGATGCAACGCTCAAGTTCTTTCTTACTGCTTCTGTTGAAGCCAGGGCAATAAGAAGATATAATGAGCTTTTGTCCAAAGGAATAACTCAGATAACTTTGGAAGATGTAAAAAAAGATATAGAATACAGGGATAAAAACGACAGCAACAGGGAATTTGCTCCTTTGTCAAAAGCTCCTGATGCTATTGAAATTGATACCACCGATTTGACTATAGAACAAGTTGTAAATAAAATTATGGAGTATGCAAAGGACTATGTATGCTAG
- a CDS encoding lysophospholipid acyltransferase family protein, protein MYASLKNIYYGFLRAIITTFFDLFYRVSIIGIENVPVEGPVLLCANHIAEMDMFFIGYRLKRLVRYMAKEELFRIPLVSSFIKSLGAFPVKRGKGDVGAIKTALKLLEEGHIVGIFPEGTRLKNKKGKNIKAKPGAALLAQKSGAPILPVAISGRYRPFSKIKVVFGKPFTLDLDKNTKYTNSELVEFSESIMKKVYSLLGEY, encoded by the coding sequence ATGTATGCTAGTTTGAAGAATATATACTATGGTTTTCTGAGGGCAATTATTACTACGTTTTTTGACTTGTTTTACAGGGTGAGTATTATCGGTATAGAAAACGTTCCGGTAGAAGGTCCTGTACTTTTGTGTGCAAATCACATTGCTGAAATGGATATGTTTTTTATAGGATACAGGCTGAAAAGACTGGTTAGATACATGGCCAAGGAAGAACTCTTCAGAATTCCCTTAGTATCTTCATTTATAAAAAGCCTTGGCGCTTTTCCTGTAAAGAGGGGAAAAGGAGATGTCGGAGCAATCAAAACCGCTTTGAAACTCCTTGAGGAAGGTCATATTGTCGGTATTTTTCCCGAGGGCACAAGGCTTAAAAATAAAAAAGGCAAAAATATAAAAGCCAAACCCGGGGCCGCACTTTTGGCACAGAAATCAGGTGCTCCGATTTTGCCTGTGGCAATTTCAGGACGTTACCGTCCTTTCAGTAAAATAAAAGTTGTTTTTGGGAAACCATTTACTCTTGATTTAGACAAAAATACGAAATATACTAATAGTGAATTGGTTGAATTCAGTGAAAGTATAATGAAAAAAGTTTATTCACTTTTGGGGGAGTATTAA
- a CDS encoding bifunctional 4-hydroxy-3-methylbut-2-enyl diphosphate reductase/30S ribosomal protein S1, translated as MEIIVAKSAGFCFGVSNAVKTVNNLLENQKEPIYTYGPIIHNAQVVDLFTSKGVKKIDDIDEAEPNGHIVIRAHGVTPDIYKKISDKGLILEDATCPYVKKIHNLVKEKSEEGYKIIIVGDRNHPEVIGINGWCNNQAYIVDSVDDVEKFPTSDEKVCVVAQTTITNEKWLEVNTALKKKFKNILKFDTICSATSRRQNEAEEIAKNVDMMIIIGGKNSSNTQKLYDICKKHCNLTYKIETSGDLPPVDIKKIKKVGISAGASTPDWVIEEVIKKMSELNKQGMVDILENDGEIDFANAFENSFVRIHAGDTVKGKIIGFNSNEVFVDLGYKADGIIPLEEYTDDPNFNIEKEVKIGEEVEVLVEMVNDGEGNVRLSKRKVDAIKSWDDIVKAYENKTPVNAYVVEVVKGGVIASYKGVRIFVPASQVSDRYVKDLNEFLKRSITVRILELNEKRRKVVGSARVIIEEEKEALANRTWNSMEVGKVFKGTVKSLTDFGAFVDIGGVDGLIHISELSWTRVKHPSEVLKVGDEVEVTVLEFDKEKKKVSLGYRKMEDNPWYKIEEKYKVGDVVKVTVLRFAPFGAFVELEKGVDGLVHISQISSKRLAKVEDALEIGMKVDAKIIEVDGENKKISLSIKEVMPIDPPSSKSESKAKDGSEAKETSANTEEEAEPTEHREDMNVTVEDLVSKTTQS; from the coding sequence TTGGAGATAATAGTTGCTAAATCAGCCGGTTTTTGTTTCGGGGTAAGTAACGCAGTTAAAACCGTCAATAATCTTCTGGAAAATCAAAAAGAGCCCATATACACATACGGTCCTATTATTCACAATGCGCAAGTAGTAGATCTTTTTACTTCCAAAGGTGTTAAAAAAATTGATGATATTGACGAAGCAGAGCCCAACGGTCATATTGTAATCAGGGCTCATGGTGTTACACCGGACATTTATAAAAAAATTTCAGACAAGGGGTTGATTTTGGAAGATGCTACATGTCCATACGTAAAAAAAATTCACAACCTTGTAAAGGAGAAAAGTGAGGAAGGCTACAAGATAATAATTGTAGGCGACAGGAATCATCCTGAAGTTATAGGGATAAATGGATGGTGTAACAACCAGGCATATATAGTTGACAGTGTTGACGATGTAGAAAAATTTCCCACAAGCGACGAAAAAGTTTGCGTAGTTGCACAAACAACGATAACAAACGAAAAGTGGCTCGAGGTAAACACGGCATTAAAAAAGAAATTCAAAAATATTTTAAAATTTGATACAATATGTAGTGCAACCAGCAGAAGACAAAACGAAGCAGAAGAAATAGCAAAAAATGTTGATATGATGATTATTATCGGGGGAAAAAACAGTTCAAACACCCAAAAGCTTTATGACATATGTAAAAAGCATTGCAATCTGACGTATAAAATTGAGACTTCCGGTGATTTGCCACCGGTAGACATAAAAAAAATAAAAAAAGTAGGTATTTCTGCCGGAGCTTCTACGCCGGACTGGGTAATTGAGGAGGTTATTAAAAAAATGAGTGAATTAAACAAACAAGGAATGGTCGATATTTTAGAAAATGATGGTGAAATAGATTTCGCCAATGCTTTTGAGAATTCGTTTGTCAGAATACATGCAGGAGACACTGTAAAGGGAAAAATAATTGGCTTTAACAGCAATGAGGTTTTCGTTGACTTGGGTTACAAGGCTGACGGCATAATTCCTCTCGAAGAGTACACTGACGACCCTAACTTCAATATTGAAAAGGAAGTAAAGATTGGAGAAGAAGTCGAAGTTCTCGTTGAAATGGTCAATGACGGCGAAGGCAACGTAAGACTCTCAAAGAGGAAAGTGGATGCCATAAAATCTTGGGATGACATAGTTAAAGCCTATGAAAACAAGACTCCTGTAAACGCTTATGTTGTTGAAGTTGTAAAGGGGGGCGTAATTGCCAGCTACAAGGGCGTAAGAATATTCGTTCCTGCTTCACAGGTAAGCGATAGATATGTAAAGGATTTGAACGAATTCCTGAAGAGAAGCATAACTGTCAGAATTTTAGAGCTTAATGAAAAAAGACGTAAAGTGGTAGGTTCCGCAAGGGTGATTATCGAAGAGGAAAAGGAAGCTCTTGCCAACAGGACATGGAACAGCATGGAAGTTGGAAAAGTATTCAAAGGTACTGTAAAAAGTCTTACTGATTTCGGTGCTTTTGTTGATATAGGCGGAGTTGACGGACTTATCCATATTTCAGAACTTTCATGGACAAGAGTCAAACATCCGTCTGAAGTATTAAAAGTCGGAGATGAAGTTGAAGTAACAGTTTTGGAGTTTGACAAAGAAAAGAAAAAAGTATCTTTGGGATATAGAAAGATGGAAGACAATCCATGGTATAAAATAGAAGAAAAATACAAAGTTGGTGATGTTGTCAAGGTAACCGTTCTCCGTTTTGCTCCCTTTGGTGCTTTTGTTGAGCTGGAAAAAGGTGTGGACGGATTGGTTCACATATCCCAGATATCTTCAAAGAGACTGGCAAAAGTTGAAGATGCTCTTGAGATTGGTATGAAAGTTGACGCAAAAATAATTGAAGTAGACGGCGAAAACAAGAAAATCAGCCTTAGTATTAAAGAGGTTATGCCGATAGATCCTCCTTCATCAAAGAGTGAATCCAAAGCAAAGGACGGATCCGAAGCAAAAGAAACCTCTGCCAATACTGAAGAGGAAGCTGAACCGACAGAGCATAGGGAAGACATGAACGTAACAGTTGAAGATTTGGTATCAAAAACAACGCAATCTTAA
- the speD gene encoding adenosylmethionine decarboxylase, with protein MNALGRHILAEIYGCDAAILNNRNLIEKIMVESALEAGAEVREVAFHKFSPQGVSGVVVISESHLAIHTWPELGYAAVDVFTCGEKVNPWDACNYLTERFKAKHMTATEVKRGVFEEPVKVANL; from the coding sequence ATGAATGCTTTGGGCCGTCATATTTTGGCAGAAATATATGGATGCGATGCCGCAATACTTAACAATCGAAATTTGATTGAGAAAATCATGGTTGAATCCGCTCTCGAAGCTGGTGCTGAAGTTAGAGAAGTGGCATTCCACAAATTCAGTCCCCAGGGAGTAAGCGGTGTGGTGGTTATTTCTGAATCCCATTTGGCAATCCATACATGGCCGGAGTTGGGATATGCCGCAGTAGATGTGTTTACCTGCGGGGAAAAAGTTAATCCATGGGATGCTTGCAATTACCTGACTGAAAGGTTTAAAGCCAAGCATATGACTGCAACCGAGGTGAAACGAGGAGTCTTCGAAGAACCTGTTAAAGTTGCAAATTTATAA
- the ndk gene encoding nucleoside-diphosphate kinase, with protein sequence MERTLVILKPDSVKRKLVGEIISRFEKRNFTILHLKMMNIDRELACEHYSHVKDKPFFNDMIDYITSGPVVVMVLSGYRVIEAVRSMVGATSNFDSKPGTIRGDYGYHRFENLIHASDSCESAEIEIKRFFPELDS encoded by the coding sequence ATGGAAAGGACACTTGTTATATTAAAGCCTGATTCTGTAAAAAGGAAGCTTGTCGGTGAAATTATATCCCGTTTTGAAAAAAGAAATTTCACAATCCTTCACTTGAAAATGATGAATATTGACAGGGAATTGGCCTGCGAACATTATTCCCATGTAAAGGATAAACCTTTTTTCAACGATATGATTGATTATATAACATCCGGGCCGGTTGTTGTAATGGTTCTTTCCGGATACAGGGTAATTGAGGCGGTAAGAAGTATGGTCGGTGCGACAAGCAATTTTGATTCCAAGCCCGGTACCATCAGGGGTGATTATGGATATCACAGATTTGAAAATCTTATCCATGCTTCAGATTCTTGTGAAAGTGCCGAAATAGAAATAAAGAGGTTTTTCCCCGAACTGGATTCGTAG
- a CDS encoding CheR family methyltransferase, whose translation MVMDYEGFKKEIFKLTGIDLGSYKEKQMKRRLDSLISKNNFSGYKTYIEALKTDKKLFNEFINYMTINVSEFYRNPEQWEKLKNIILPSLLEKNSNPKIWSAACSSGDEPYTLVMILNEFLPLNKIKIIATDIDAEILVKAKNGLYTEKSIANLPKKYVEKYFKVDGDVYAINQEVKNCVEFSKHNLLADPYPKNCDLIVCRNVLIYFTEEAKAEIYKKFNRALKTGGVLFVGSTEQIILYNLYNFKPIQTFFYQKEKDI comes from the coding sequence ATGGTTATGGATTACGAAGGCTTTAAGAAAGAAATATTCAAGCTGACCGGAATTGACCTTGGCTCTTACAAAGAAAAACAAATGAAAAGACGGCTTGACTCCCTGATAAGCAAAAATAATTTCAGCGGCTATAAAACATACATTGAAGCTCTTAAAACAGATAAAAAACTTTTCAATGAATTTATCAACTATATGACCATCAATGTATCAGAGTTCTACAGAAATCCGGAACAGTGGGAAAAACTAAAAAATATCATACTTCCGTCACTTCTCGAAAAAAATAGCAATCCGAAAATCTGGAGTGCCGCCTGTTCGAGCGGAGATGAGCCTTATACTCTTGTTATGATACTGAACGAATTTTTACCGCTTAACAAAATAAAAATTATCGCCACCGACATAGACGCCGAAATCCTTGTAAAAGCAAAAAACGGGCTTTACACTGAGAAAAGCATTGCCAATCTGCCAAAAAAATATGTTGAGAAATATTTTAAAGTAGACGGCGATGTATATGCCATAAACCAGGAAGTAAAAAATTGTGTCGAATTTAGTAAACACAATCTGTTGGCAGACCCTTATCCAAAAAACTGCGACCTTATCGTATGCAGAAATGTACTTATTTATTTTACCGAGGAAGCAAAGGCGGAAATTTATAAAAAATTCAACAGAGCCTTAAAAACCGGTGGTGTGCTTTTTGTCGGAAGCACAGAACAGATAATACTTTATAATCTTTATAATTTCAAGCCCATACAAACGTTCTTTTATCAAAAGGAAAAAGATATTTAG
- a CDS encoding YkuS family protein: MVVAVQKGLDNLKRELAKRGFEVVDLETYNYPIDAIVYEGNSFQISYVSRNNMPQMTAGQRSNYGVFIVNALGKSINEIEDMLRTRYYSPLFELN; the protein is encoded by the coding sequence ATGGTAGTGGCAGTTCAGAAAGGGCTCGACAACTTAAAGCGGGAACTGGCAAAAAGAGGTTTCGAGGTTGTCGATTTGGAAACCTACAACTATCCAATAGACGCTATTGTATATGAAGGAAATTCATTTCAGATATCCTATGTTTCCAGAAACAACATGCCTCAAATGACCGCAGGTCAAAGGTCAAACTACGGCGTATTCATTGTCAATGCTCTTGGTAAAAGCATCAACGAAATAGAAGACATGCTTCGTACAAGATATTACAGTCCTCTCTTCGAGCTAAATTAA
- a CDS encoding RrF2 family transcriptional regulator encodes MWLSTKGRYGLKAMLDLALHNGEGPVALKSIAERQNLPENYLEQLFATLKKAGHITSVRGAQGGYLLSKDPDSITIGSILRSLEGSLAPVDCVVEDSSPKCDRFDNCVTKIVWEKIRDSVNEAVDSITLGDLVKESNKNSALS; translated from the coding sequence ATGTGGTTATCTACCAAAGGAAGGTATGGGTTAAAAGCCATGCTTGATCTTGCCCTCCACAACGGCGAGGGACCGGTTGCTTTAAAAAGTATTGCCGAGCGCCAGAATTTGCCGGAAAATTATTTGGAGCAACTTTTTGCAACTCTTAAAAAGGCTGGCCATATTACAAGTGTTAGGGGTGCACAGGGAGGCTATTTGCTTTCCAAAGACCCTGACAGTATTACAATAGGCTCGATTTTAAGGTCACTGGAGGGTTCTCTCGCACCGGTTGATTGTGTTGTGGAAGACAGTTCTCCAAAATGTGACCGTTTTGACAACTGTGTTACGAAAATAGTGTGGGAAAAAATAAGAGACAGCGTCAATGAAGCTGTAGATTCCATTACTTTGGGGGATCTCGTAAAAGAATCCAACAAAAATTCCGCACTTTCTTAA
- the nifS gene encoding cysteine desulfurase NifS, with translation MSDNRFVYLDHAATTPVKPEVLEAMLPYFSNKFGNASSIYSIGRESKKAIEEAREKVAKAIGALPREVFFTGSGTEADNWAIKGVAYANRDKGRHIITTAIEHHAVLHACQYLESDGFEVTYLPVDENGLVSPQQVQDAIRPDTILITIMFANNEIGTIQPIAEIGKIARERGVIFHTDAVQAVGNIPINVVDLNVDLLSMSGHKFYGPKGVGALYIRKGVKIVSFMHGGAQERGRRASTENVAGIVGMGKAIELAVENMEENNKKLIELRDRTIEEVMKKIPFVRLNGDRYKRLPGNVNFSFEFIEGESLLLMLDMKGIAASSGSACTSGSLDPSHVLLAIGLPHEIAHGSLRLTFGIENTHEDIDYLMEVLPTIVDRLREMSPLYEKVKRGN, from the coding sequence ATGAGTGACAACAGGTTTGTTTATCTTGATCACGCTGCAACAACCCCGGTTAAACCAGAGGTACTTGAAGCTATGCTTCCGTACTTTTCAAATAAGTTTGGAAACGCTTCCTCAATTTACTCTATAGGAAGGGAAAGCAAAAAGGCAATTGAGGAGGCAAGGGAAAAGGTTGCCAAGGCAATTGGCGCGCTTCCCAGGGAAGTTTTCTTCACCGGTTCCGGCACCGAAGCAGATAATTGGGCTATCAAAGGTGTTGCATATGCCAACAGGGACAAAGGCCGGCATATAATAACCACTGCAATAGAACATCATGCAGTACTCCACGCATGTCAGTACCTGGAAAGTGATGGCTTTGAGGTAACCTACCTGCCTGTTGATGAAAACGGTTTGGTGTCGCCTCAGCAGGTACAAGATGCAATAAGACCTGACACAATACTCATTACAATTATGTTTGCCAACAATGAAATCGGCACCATTCAGCCCATAGCGGAAATAGGTAAAATAGCAAGGGAAAGAGGCGTAATATTTCATACCGACGCAGTCCAGGCAGTTGGAAATATACCCATAAATGTTGTTGACTTGAATGTTGACCTTCTGTCAATGTCAGGCCACAAGTTTTATGGACCGAAAGGCGTAGGTGCTCTGTACATCAGAAAAGGTGTAAAAATCGTATCGTTTATGCATGGAGGAGCTCAGGAGAGAGGCCGCAGAGCAAGTACTGAAAATGTTGCAGGTATAGTGGGCATGGGTAAAGCCATCGAACTTGCAGTGGAAAATATGGAAGAAAATAATAAAAAGCTTATTGAATTGAGAGACAGGACAATCGAGGAAGTAATGAAAAAGATACCTTTTGTAAGGCTGAACGGAGACAGATACAAGAGACTTCCGGGCAACGTAAACTTCTCCTTTGAATTTATCGAAGGAGAATCCCTTCTTCTGATGCTGGACATGAAGGGTATTGCCGCATCAAGTGGATCTGCATGTACTTCAGGTTCTCTTGATCCGTCTCACGTACTGCTTGCAATAGGTCTTCCTCATGAAATAGCCCATGGTTCTTTGAGGCTTACTTTCGGTATTGAAAACACACATGAAGATATAGATTACCTTATGGAAGTACTGCCAACAATTGTTGACAGGCTAAGAGAAATGTCTCCATTATATGAAAAAGTGAAAAGAGGGAATTAA
- the nifU gene encoding Fe-S cluster assembly scaffold protein NifU, with protein MMYSEKVMDHFMNPRNVGEIENADGVGEVGNAKCGDIMKMYLKIENDVIVDAKFKTFGCGAAVATSSMATELVKGKTIEEALKITNKAVAEALDGLPPVKMHCSNLAEEAIRAAIDDYRRKNGLLPEGSENNACGRRCDDIHHGIDDED; from the coding sequence ATGATGTATAGTGAAAAGGTCATGGATCATTTTATGAATCCCAGAAACGTGGGAGAAATTGAAAACGCCGACGGTGTCGGCGAAGTCGGCAATGCAAAGTGCGGAGATATAATGAAGATGTATCTCAAAATTGAAAACGATGTAATAGTTGACGCAAAGTTTAAAACCTTCGGCTGCGGAGCGGCAGTAGCCACAAGCAGTATGGCAACGGAGCTTGTGAAGGGTAAAACTATTGAAGAAGCTCTCAAAATAACCAACAAAGCCGTTGCAGAAGCTTTAGACGGGCTTCCTCCCGTTAAAATGCACTGCTCAAATCTGGCAGAAGAAGCCATCCGTGCCGCAATTGATGATTACAGACGCAAAAATGGGCTTCTTCCCGAAGGCAGTGAAAACAATGCTTGCGGAAGAAGATGTGATGACATACATCACGGTATTGATGACGAAGATTAA
- the mnmA gene encoding tRNA 2-thiouridine(34) synthase MnmA, protein MSKKKVMVGMSGGVDSSVAAAILLEQGYEVIGATMQIWPDTDEETKLVEGGCCSLSAVDDARSVANKLGIPYYVLNFKDIFEKSVINYFKDEYLKGRTPNPCIACNRFVKFESMLNKALSMGIDYIATGHYAIITYDDNKKRYLLKKSVTQQKDQTYALYNVTQEQLKHILMPIGNFTKEQVRAKAKELGLYVASKPDSQEICFVNDNDYGKFIEENTDKEIKPGYFVDTKGNILGKHRGIIHYTVGQRKGLGIALGKPMYVVRIDAENNTVVLGDENEVYSKELTAYDLNFISIDKLEEPMRVKAKIRYSAKEADAVIYPLEDGKVRVVFDTPQRAVTPGQSVVFYDGDIVVGGGIIQ, encoded by the coding sequence ATGAGCAAGAAGAAGGTTATGGTAGGCATGAGCGGCGGCGTTGACAGTTCTGTAGCTGCCGCCATACTTTTGGAACAGGGATATGAGGTTATCGGAGCCACAATGCAAATTTGGCCGGATACAGATGAAGAAACAAAGCTTGTTGAAGGCGGATGCTGTTCGCTTTCTGCCGTTGATGATGCAAGGAGCGTTGCCAATAAATTGGGAATCCCCTATTATGTTTTAAATTTTAAAGACATTTTTGAAAAAAGTGTTATTAACTACTTTAAAGACGAATATCTAAAGGGGAGAACCCCGAATCCTTGTATTGCGTGCAACAGGTTTGTGAAATTTGAATCAATGCTGAACAAAGCCCTGTCGATGGGTATTGACTATATTGCCACGGGGCATTATGCAATTATAACTTATGACGATAATAAAAAAAGGTATCTGCTGAAAAAATCGGTTACCCAGCAGAAGGATCAGACCTATGCCCTTTACAATGTTACCCAGGAACAGCTTAAACATATTCTTATGCCCATAGGCAATTTCACCAAGGAGCAGGTGAGGGCAAAAGCTAAGGAATTGGGGCTCTATGTTGCATCAAAGCCTGACAGCCAGGAAATCTGCTTTGTAAATGACAATGACTATGGAAAGTTTATAGAAGAGAATACCGACAAAGAAATTAAACCCGGCTATTTTGTTGATACAAAAGGAAACATATTAGGAAAACACAGAGGCATAATTCATTATACGGTGGGACAAAGAAAAGGCCTTGGTATTGCTTTGGGAAAACCCATGTACGTTGTAAGAATCGATGCGGAAAACAACACCGTTGTGCTGGGTGATGAAAACGAAGTTTATTCAAAAGAACTTACAGCCTATGACTTAAACTTCATTTCAATAGACAAGCTTGAAGAGCCAATGAGAGTCAAGGCTAAAATACGTTATTCCGCCAAAGAGGCTGATGCGGTTATTTATCCTCTTGAAGACGGCAAAGTCAGGGTTGTGTTTGACACTCCCCAGAGGGCTGTTACTCCCGGGCAGTCGGTAGTCTTTTACGACGGTGATATAGTTGTCGGCGGAGGAATAATCCAATAG
- the tyrS gene encoding tyrosine--tRNA ligase, with product MSSVFETLKERGYIAQLTHEEKIKELLEKEKITFYIGFDPTADSLHVGHFLQMMVMAHMQKAGHRPIALIGGGTAMVGDPTGRTDMRKMMTREEIKHNADCFKKQLSKFIEFGEGKAIMVDNADWLLDLNYIEFLRDIGVHFSVNRMLTAECFKSRLERGLSFIEFNYMLMQSYDFLKLYKEYGCIMQLGGDDQWSNILGGIDLIRRKEGKEVYGMTFTLLTTSEGKKMGKTEKGALWLDANKTSPYEFYQYWRNIHDADVIKCLKLLTFVPMEEIEEYAKLKDQEINIAKKRLAFEVTKLIHGEEEALNAQKTAEALFEKGASTDNMPTTEVASGELSNGINIIDLLLKTKLIPSKGEGRRLIEQGGISVNDVRVEGFDRLVTMDDFNNGELIIKKGKKTYHRVKLV from the coding sequence ATGTCCAGTGTGTTTGAAACTTTGAAAGAAAGGGGATATATTGCGCAACTTACCCATGAAGAAAAAATAAAAGAGCTTCTAGAAAAGGAAAAAATTACATTTTATATCGGATTTGATCCCACTGCCGACAGTCTTCATGTGGGACATTTCCTGCAGATGATGGTCATGGCCCACATGCAAAAAGCGGGACACAGACCCATAGCGTTAATCGGCGGCGGTACAGCCATGGTCGGCGACCCCACAGGGAGAACTGATATGAGAAAAATGATGACCCGGGAGGAAATCAAGCATAATGCCGATTGCTTTAAAAAGCAGCTTTCCAAATTCATTGAATTTGGAGAAGGAAAAGCCATAATGGTGGATAACGCCGATTGGCTGCTTGATTTAAATTATATTGAATTTTTGAGAGATATAGGAGTGCATTTTTCCGTCAACCGAATGTTGACGGCAGAATGTTTTAAATCCAGACTCGAAAGAGGTCTTTCCTTTATCGAGTTCAACTACATGCTCATGCAAAGCTATGACTTCCTGAAACTGTATAAGGAATACGGCTGTATCATGCAGCTCGGCGGTGACGACCAGTGGTCAAACATTCTCGGAGGAATAGATCTTATTAGAAGAAAAGAAGGAAAAGAAGTCTATGGTATGACCTTTACACTTCTTACCACCAGTGAAGGCAAAAAGATGGGTAAGACGGAAAAAGGTGCATTATGGCTGGATGCCAACAAGACTTCTCCTTATGAGTTCTATCAGTACTGGAGAAATATTCATGACGCAGATGTGATAAAATGCTTAAAACTCTTAACCTTTGTTCCTATGGAAGAAATCGAAGAGTATGCAAAACTTAAAGATCAGGAAATTAACATTGCTAAAAAACGTCTGGCCTTCGAAGTTACAAAGCTTATTCACGGTGAGGAAGAAGCATTAAATGCCCAAAAAACTGCAGAGGCCTTGTTTGAAAAAGGTGCAAGCACTGACAACATGCCTACTACTGAAGTAGCCTCCGGTGAGCTTTCCAACGGTATAAACATAATTGACCTGCTTTTAAAAACAAAGCTGATTCCTTCAAAGGGTGAAGGCCGCCGACTTATCGAACAGGGCGGAATTTCTGTAAACGACGTTAGAGTTGAAGGTTTTGACAGATTAGTCACCATGGATGATTTCAACAACGGAGAGTTAATTATTAAAAAGGGTAAAAAGACATACCACAGGGTAAAACTTGTATAA